From a region of the Takifugu flavidus isolate HTHZ2018 chromosome 18, ASM371156v2, whole genome shotgun sequence genome:
- the kat8 gene encoding histone acetyltransferase KAT8 has translation MTGGTELHRSYSHQKAPQSRMDVDMDSSNVESELNSSIPAACSSNGSGGEEDEAEAIGRGREAGGSSSKHTPDGGGVLCGGREQEVSVDIGETYLCQRADKTWHTAEVIQSRLNEQEGREEFYVHYVGFNRRLDEWVGKARLALTKTVKDAVRKSTEIGGIGDLGEQPERKITRNQKRKHDEINHVQKTYAEMDPTTAALEKEHEAITKVKYVDKIQIGNFEIDAWYFSPFPEDYGKQPKLWICEYCLKYMKYEKTFRYHLSHCQWKQPPGKEIYRRSNISVYEVDGRDHKIYCQNLCLLAKLFLDHKTLYFDVEPFIFYILTEVNKHGAHIVGYFSKEKESPDGNNVACILTLPPYQRRGYGKFLIAFSYELSKLESAVGSPEKPLSDLGKLSYRSYWSWVLLEILRDFRGTLSIKDLSQMTSITQSDIISTLQSLNMVKYWKGQHVICVTPKLVEEHLKSAQYKKPPITVDTMCLKWAPPKNKQAKLSKK, from the exons ATGACCGGCGGGACCGAGTTACACAGAAGCTACAGCCACCAAAAAGCCCCTCAGTCCAGAATGGACGTAGACATGGATTCGAGTAATGTGGAGAGCGAGCTGAACAGCAGTATTCCGGCTGCGTGTTCGTCTAATGGCAGTGGcggggaggaggacgaggccGAGGCCATTGGTCGTGGCCGTGAAGCCGGGGGCTCGAGTAGTAAGCACACGCCCGATGGAGGCGGAGTGTTATGCGGCggcagggagcaggaggtgTCGGTAGACATCGGAGAGACGTATTTATGCCAACGAGCTGATAAAACATGGC ATACAGCGGAGGTTATCCAGTCTCGCTTGAATGaacaggagggcagagaggagttCTACGTTCATTACGTAGGAT TCAACAGACGCCTGGACGAATGGGTGGGAAAGGCACGTTTGGCACTTACCAAGACGGTGAAGGACGCGGTGAGGAAGAGCACCGAGATCGGGGGCATCGGCGACTTGGGCGAACAGCCGGAAAGGAAGATCACTCGCAACCAGAAGCGCAAACACGACGAGATCAACCACGTACAGAAG ACCTATGCAGAAATGGACCCAACGACTGCTGCCCTGGAGAAGGAGCACGAAGCT ATCACCAAAGTGAAGTATGTGGACAAAATCCAGATAGGGAACTTTGAGATTGACGCCTGGTACTTCTCACCGTTTCCAGAGGATTACGGCAAGCAGCCAAAGTTGTGGATTTGCGAGTATTGCCTTAAGTACATGAAGTATGAGAAGACCTTCAGATACCACCTG TCTCACTGTCAGTGGAAGCAGCCTCCAGGCAAAGAAATCTACAGAAGAAGTAACATATCGGTGTATGAAGTGGATGGTCGTGATCATAAG ATCTACTGTCAGAACCTTTGTCTACTAGCAAAACTCTTCCTCGACCACAAGACGCTTTACTTCGACGTGGAGCCGTTTATCTTCTACATCCTGACCGAAGTCAACAAACACGGAGCGCACATCGTTGGTTACTTCTCCAAA gAGAAAGAATCTCCGGATGGGAACAATGTCGCATGTATTCTCACGCTGCCGCCATACCAACGCAGAGGCTACGGGAAGTTCCTCATAGCTTTCA GTTACGAGCTGTCAAAGTTGGAAAGTGCTGTGGGTTCTCCGGAGAAGCCCCTGTCTGACCTGGGAAAGCTGAGCTACAGGAGCTACTGGTCCTGGGTCCTGCTGGAGATCCTGAGAGACTTCAGGGGGACGCTGTCCATCAAGGAtctcag CCAGATGACCAGCATCACTcagagtgacatcatcagcaccCTGCAGTCGCTCAATATGGTCAAGTACTGGAAGGGTCAGCATGTCATCTGTGTGACGCCCAAACTGGTTGAAGAGCACCTGAAGAGTGCCCAGTACAAGAAACCTCCCATCACAG tggaCACGATGTGTTTAAAATGGGCGCcgccaaaaaacaaacaggccaaGTTGTCCAAGAAGTGA